A section of the Parasteatoda tepidariorum isolate YZ-2023 chromosome 6, CAS_Ptep_4.0, whole genome shotgun sequence genome encodes:
- the LOC107448589 gene encoding uncharacterized protein, with the protein MSIHLFSKRCLKHKILYDTDKTDEFIRRFQLLRNFNTDNTQSDLSSDLEASILDFLRYYETNKTYIDICKSYPILMEDLPNICFQENIETGGTVREVFKTISALKPTALPQLILFILYQTCSYKTNSPEIIKQSQEEKRLVFCSSLAYFLHHASQLRITIDGKQLMEVIPEKLTQLYSKYIFFSEPRCVLILIQSGLRFRTDSALQPIHPIFQSVAKQLLWYIKTPTSEQEDPLTNMLLNCYFQGFLRFRRNLQILLKVTNNPQKVVFELPFIMATYFPGSSIEDIRNRLKYMFPELNLELKAPATLQHTCRWGIRESLLRNWNLPYGIWNLPLPRSIKKFINFSNE; encoded by the exons ATGTCCATTCATTTGTTTTCGAAAAGATGcctcaaacataaaattttatatgatacaGATAAAACAGATGAATTTATCCGACGATTTCAgttattaagaaatttcaatacaGATAATACTCAATCGGATTTAAGTTCTGATCTTGAAGCAAGCATACTGGACTTTCTTCGGTATTATGAAACGAACAAAACTTACATTGATATCTGTAAAAGTTACCCGATTCTTATGGAGGATTTACCCAATATTTGTTTCCAAGAAAACATTGAGACTGGTGGAACTGTACGCGAAGTATTTAAGACCATAAGCGCCTTGAAACCAACTGCCCTGCCTCAATTAATACTTTTCATTCTTTACCAAACTTGCTCTTATAAGACAAATTCACCTGAAATCATAAAACAGAGCCAAGAAGAGAAGAGATTAGTATTTTGTTCATCTTTGGCATATTTCTTACACCATGCTTCCCAACTGAGAATAACTATAGATGGCAAGCAACTTATGGAAGTGATACCTGAAAAATTGACACAATTATACTCTAAATACATATTCTTCTCCGAACCGAGATGTGTTCTTATCTTGATCCAAAGTGGTCTGAG atttcgTACAGACAGCGCTCTACAGCCTATTCACCCCATTTTTCAGAGCGTTGCCAAACAACTATTGTGGTACATAAAAACACCTACGAGCGAACAAGAGGATCCGCTTACAAATATGCTCTTGAACTGTTATTTTCAGGGTTTCCTTCGGTTTCGGAGAAATCTACAGATTCTATTGAAAGTGACAAATAATCCTCAGAAAGTTGTTTTTGAATTACCTTTCATTATGGCAACTTATTTTCCTGGCTCCAGTATTGAAGATATAAGAAATCGGTTGAAATATATGTTTCCGGAATTGAACCTTGAGCTGAAAGCACCAGCCACTCTTCAACATACTTGCCGCTGGGGGATTCGGGAATCTCTATTGCGTAACTGGAATTTGCCTTATGGTATCTGGAA